Proteins encoded together in one Microcebus murinus isolate Inina chromosome 16, M.murinus_Inina_mat1.0, whole genome shotgun sequence window:
- the THBD gene encoding thrombomodulin: MSEAASLGPRAMARSAWAGTDTSDCHQRHPAPLCSGPALWQRPCFPRRLHPAHLGNMLGVLLLGLLAPAGLGLPTPAEPQPRGSQCVEHDCFALFRGPATFFAASQICERLQGHLMTVRSTVAAEVISLLLSGDGGDVPRLWIGLHLPPGCSTPGHLGVLRGFQWVTGDNGTSYSRWARLDRYGAPLCGPLCVAVSAAGAPAPSEPAWEEQQCDTKADGFLCEFHFPASCRPLAVELGALAAANASITYSTPFAARGADFQALPVGSSAAVAPLGLELECAAPPGAAEARWGREAPGAWHCSVENGGCEHACNGSAGAPRCLCPADAALQADGRSCAAPTEQSCDDLCEHLCFRNPDVPGSYSCMCETGYQLAADQHRCEDVDDCLLDDGPCPQRCVNTQGGFECHCYPGYELVDGECVEPVDPCFGANCEYQCQPVGQTNYSCVCAEGFVPRPQEPHRCQMFCNQTACPADCDPNTPASCRCPDGYILDEGFMCTDIDECDNDYCAGGECHNLPGSYECICGPDSALAGQVSTNCNPGKVSDDEDGGSGEPPASPTPSSTPSSPSGPPSPGQVHSGVLMGISIASLSLVVALLALLCHLRKKQGKMEYKSAAPAKEMVLQHVRTEQTPQRL, translated from the coding sequence ATGTCAGAGGCTGCCTCGCTGGGGCCGCGCGCCATGGCCAGAAGCGCCTGGGCTGGGACGGACACAAGCGACTGTCACCAGCGGCACCCTGCGCCCCTCTGCTCCGGCCCGGCCCTGTGGCAGCGCCCGTGCTTTCCCCGGCGCCTGCACCCGGCGCACCTGGGCAACATGCTCGGGGTCCTGCTCCTCGGCTTGCTGGCCCCAGCCGGCCTGGGGCTCCCGACACCCGCAGAACCGCAACCCCGTGGCAGCCAGTGCGTCGAGCACGACTGCTTCGCGCTTTTTCGGGGCCCTGCGACTTTCTTCGCTGCTAGCCAGATCTGCGAGCGCCTCCAGGGCCACCTGATGACCGTGCGCTCCACAGTGGCTGCCGAAGTCATCTCCCTGCTGCTGAGTGGCGACGGCGGTGATGTCCCGCGACTCTGGATCGGCCTGCATCTCCCACCAGGCTGCAGCACCCCCGGGCACCTCGGGGTCCTGCGCGGCTTCCAGTGGGTAACGGGGGACAATGGCACCAGCTACAGCAGGTGGGCGCGGCTCGACCGCTATGGGGCGCCCCTCTGCGGCCCGCTGTGCGTCGCTGTTTCGGCGGCTGGGGCCCCTGCACCGAGCGAGCCCGCCTGGGAGGAGCAGCAGTGCGACACCAAGGCCGATGGTTTCCTCTGCGAGTTCCACTTCCCAGCTTCCTGCAGGCCCCTGGCGGTGGAGCTCGGAGCCCTGGCGGCTGCCAACGCCTCGATTACCTACAGCACCCCGTTCGCGGCCCGCGGCGCGGACTTTCAGGCGCTGCCGGTGGGCAGCTCCGCGGCGGTGGCGCCCCTTGGCTTGGAGCTGGAGTGCGCTGCGCCGCCCGGAGCGGCCGAGGCGCGCTGGGGCCGGGAGGCGCCGGGCGCCTGGCACTGCAGCGTGGAGAACGGCGGCTGTGAGCACGCGTGCAATGGGAGCGCCGGGGCGCCGCGCTGCCTCTGCCCAGCTGACGCCGCCCTGCAGGCCGACGGGCGCTCCTGCGCAGCACCTACCGAGCAGTCTTGCGACGACCTCTGTGAGCACTTGTGCTTCCGCAACCCAGACGTGCCAGGCTCCTACTCCTGCATGTGCGAGACCGGCTACCAGCTGGCGGCTGACCAGCACCGGTGCGAGGATGTGGACGACTGTTTGCTGGACGACGGTCCGTGCCCGCAGCGGTGTGTCAACACGCAGGGTGGCTTTGAGTGCCACTGCTATCCTGGCTACGAATTGGTGGACGGCGAGTGCGTGGAGCCCGTGGACCCGTGCTTCGGAGCTAACTGTGAGTACCAGTGCCAGCCCGTGGGCCAGACTAACTACAGCTGCGTCTGTGCGGAGGGATTCGTGCCCAGGCCGCAGGAGCCCCACAGGTGCCAGATGTTCTGCAACCAGACTGCATGTCCCGCTGACTGCGACCCCAACACCCCGGCTAGCTGCAGGTGCCCCGACGGCTACATCCTGGATGAGGGTTTTATGTGCACTGACATCGACGAGTGCGACAACGACTACTGCGCCGGCGGCGAGTGCCACAACCTCCCTGGCAGCTACGAGTGTATTTGTGGGCCCGACTCGGCCCTGGCTGGTCAGGTTAGCACCAACTGCAACCCCGGCAAGGTGAGTGATGACGAAGACGGCGGCTCTGGGGAGCCCCCGGCCAGCCCGACGCCCAGCTCAACGCCCAGCTCCCCCTCAGGTCCCCCGTCCCCAGGGCAGGTGCATTCAGGTGTGCTCATGGGCATCTCCATCGCCAGCCTGTCCCTGGTGGTGGCGCTTTTGGCACTCCTCTGTCACCTGCGCAAGAAGCAGGGCAAGATGGAGTACAAGTCCGCCGCCCCCGCCAAGGAGATGGTGTTGCAGCATGTGCGGACCGAGCAGACGCCACAGAGACTCTGA